A section of the Polyangium spumosum genome encodes:
- a CDS encoding MopE-related protein, producing the protein MGSLSAGCSGGGPTTTSGPGGAGGAGNGGAGGVAGTGGLGGTGGLGGQGGLGGQGGLGGAGGMGGEGGSMAVCDDGDTKLCYSGDPATQDIGECKAGTVSCVNGQWDTTCVGEVLPSGAPEVCDGKDEDCDGQIDDDIPQITCGMGACSVTVAGCENGVVPECTPLPPATAETCEGTDDDCDGEIDEGCTCLDGQTQTCYSGGSGTQGVGACKEGTQTCVDGAWGGCEGEVVPADETCDGADNDCDGMTDENLGQTTCGAGACLTTTENCVAGVPQQCTPLPGQPEQCNGIDDDCNLLIDDNLGTLTCGLGACQVTVAACVGGQPKMCVPKQPTAELCDGVDNDCDGMIDDGNPGGGVACNTMLPGACAQGTITCSSGTLQCVPNTLPGQPEQCNGIDDSCNGQIDEGNPGGGNACQTGQLGVCASGTSTCQSGAITCAPIVQPSVEICDGLDNNCNGATDESNPGGGGACSTGGQGACAAGTFQCQNGALSCVQTTQPSIEICDTKDNDCDGQIDEGNPGGGGACSVPGKLGVCVAGTFQCQGGALACVQTTQPSAETCDGLDNDCDGQTDENNPGGGGACSTGQPGLCGAGTQTCSNGTLVCAATVQPAPEICDGKDNDCDGQTDENNPGGGTSCATGQPGVCSAGVTQCTGGALGCAPTVQPTAETCDGLDNDCDGQTDENNPGGGAACNTGQPGVCAAGTTLCAGGSLLCNQNVAPTGEACDGLDNDCNGQIDNGNPGGGAACTVSGQSGECAKGTTACTGGAVSCSQTIFPTSEVCSDGKDNDCDNQIDEGCSTPCSHSVCQAGAALPAGCSSCATNVCNTAGFEYCCSSTWDNGCTALGDFVCGAGTCCAHDVCSLNLGPLSASCSSCVAAVCADDPFCCTTDWDQLCIDALPTSCGVQCN; encoded by the coding sequence TTGGGCTCTCTCTCCGCCGGATGCAGCGGGGGAGGGCCCACCACCACCTCGGGCCCGGGAGGCGCGGGCGGCGCCGGCAATGGCGGCGCGGGCGGCGTCGCGGGCACGGGCGGCCTCGGGGGCACGGGTGGCCTCGGGGGCCAGGGCGGCCTCGGGGGCCAGGGCGGCCTCGGCGGCGCCGGCGGTATGGGCGGCGAGGGCGGGAGCATGGCCGTCTGCGACGACGGCGACACGAAGCTTTGTTACTCGGGTGATCCCGCCACGCAAGACATCGGCGAATGCAAGGCCGGCACCGTCTCGTGCGTGAATGGCCAGTGGGACACGACCTGCGTGGGCGAGGTCCTCCCGAGCGGCGCGCCCGAGGTCTGCGACGGCAAGGACGAGGATTGCGACGGCCAGATCGACGACGACATCCCGCAGATCACCTGCGGAATGGGCGCGTGTTCGGTCACCGTCGCCGGCTGCGAGAATGGCGTCGTCCCCGAATGCACGCCGCTCCCGCCCGCGACCGCCGAGACCTGCGAAGGCACCGACGACGACTGCGACGGCGAGATCGACGAGGGGTGCACCTGCCTCGACGGACAAACCCAGACCTGCTACTCGGGCGGCTCCGGGACGCAGGGCGTCGGCGCGTGCAAGGAAGGCACGCAGACGTGCGTCGACGGCGCCTGGGGCGGCTGCGAGGGCGAGGTCGTCCCCGCCGACGAGACCTGCGACGGCGCGGACAACGACTGCGACGGGATGACCGACGAGAACCTCGGACAGACCACCTGCGGCGCGGGCGCGTGCCTCACGACCACCGAGAACTGCGTGGCCGGCGTGCCCCAGCAGTGCACCCCGCTGCCCGGCCAGCCCGAGCAGTGCAATGGCATCGACGACGATTGCAACCTGCTCATCGACGACAACCTCGGCACCCTCACGTGTGGCCTCGGCGCTTGCCAGGTCACGGTCGCCGCGTGCGTCGGCGGCCAGCCCAAGATGTGCGTGCCCAAGCAGCCCACGGCCGAGCTGTGTGACGGCGTCGACAACGATTGCGACGGCATGATCGACGACGGCAACCCCGGCGGCGGCGTCGCCTGCAACACGATGCTGCCCGGCGCCTGCGCGCAGGGCACGATCACGTGCAGCTCGGGCACGCTGCAATGCGTGCCGAACACCCTGCCCGGCCAGCCCGAGCAGTGCAACGGTATCGACGATAGCTGCAATGGCCAGATCGACGAGGGCAACCCCGGCGGCGGGAACGCCTGCCAGACCGGGCAGCTCGGCGTCTGCGCCTCGGGCACCTCGACCTGCCAGAGCGGCGCGATCACCTGCGCCCCGATCGTCCAGCCCTCGGTCGAGATCTGCGACGGGCTCGACAACAACTGCAACGGCGCCACCGACGAGTCGAACCCGGGCGGCGGCGGCGCGTGCTCGACGGGCGGGCAAGGCGCCTGCGCCGCGGGCACGTTCCAGTGTCAAAACGGCGCGCTCTCCTGCGTGCAGACCACGCAGCCCTCGATCGAGATTTGCGACACGAAGGACAACGACTGCGACGGCCAGATCGACGAGGGCAACCCCGGCGGCGGCGGCGCCTGCAGCGTGCCCGGCAAGCTCGGCGTGTGTGTCGCCGGCACGTTTCAGTGCCAGGGCGGCGCGCTCGCGTGCGTGCAGACCACGCAGCCCTCGGCCGAGACCTGCGACGGCCTGGACAACGACTGCGACGGCCAGACCGACGAGAACAACCCCGGCGGCGGCGGCGCCTGCAGCACGGGCCAGCCGGGCCTCTGCGGCGCGGGGACGCAGACGTGCAGCAATGGGACGCTCGTCTGCGCCGCGACCGTGCAGCCCGCGCCCGAGATCTGCGACGGCAAGGACAACGATTGCGACGGTCAAACCGACGAGAACAACCCCGGCGGCGGCACCTCGTGCGCCACGGGCCAGCCGGGCGTCTGCTCCGCGGGCGTCACGCAATGCACGGGCGGCGCCCTCGGCTGCGCGCCGACGGTCCAGCCCACGGCCGAGACCTGCGACGGCCTGGACAACGACTGCGACGGCCAGACCGACGAGAACAACCCGGGCGGCGGCGCGGCCTGCAACACGGGCCAGCCCGGCGTCTGCGCGGCCGGCACCACGTTATGCGCCGGCGGCTCGCTCCTCTGCAACCAGAACGTCGCGCCCACGGGCGAGGCCTGCGACGGCCTGGACAACGACTGCAACGGCCAGATCGACAATGGCAACCCCGGCGGCGGCGCGGCCTGCACCGTCTCCGGCCAGTCCGGGGAATGTGCCAAGGGGACAACCGCCTGCACGGGCGGCGCGGTCTCCTGCTCGCAGACGATCTTCCCGACCTCCGAGGTCTGTAGCGACGGGAAGGACAACGACTGCGACAACCAGATCGACGAGGGCTGCTCCACGCCCTGCTCGCACTCCGTGTGCCAGGCGGGCGCGGCGCTGCCGGCTGGCTGCAGCTCCTGCGCGACAAACGTCTGCAACACGGCCGGCTTCGAGTACTGCTGCTCCAGCACGTGGGACAACGGCTGCACCGCCCTCGGCGACTTCGTCTGCGGCGCGGGCACCTGCTGCGCGCACGACGTCTGCTCACTCAACCTCGGCCCGCTCTCGGCGTCGTGCAGCTCGTGCGTCGCGGCCGTCTGCGCCGACGACCCGTTCTGCTGCACCACGGACTGGGACCAGCTGTGCATCGACG
- a CDS encoding MopE-related protein: protein MRNLTRARSIVGALSLVVGVAAFGCSGGGDPSTGSGGSGGGGGAGGAGGAGGSGGQGGSGGSAACNESESRPCYSGPAGTQGQGECKAGAETCVNGQWSACSGEVLPSPAEVCDGKDDDCNGQVDDAIPQITCGLGACSVTVDGCSEGDVPECAPLPAPSRTETCDGSDDNCDGQIDEGCTCVDGQTQPCYSGGAATKGVGACKDGTQTCAGGAWGACEGEVLPGPETCDDLDNDCDGTSDEELGQISCGAGACAKSVEACVNGVPQTCTPGMPSPETCNGVDDDCNLLIDDGLGTITCGVGACQKTVQACASGQTQVCVPGTGMNEICNGVDDNCNGQVDESNPGGGAACMTGQAGVCAAGMLVCANGTLGCQQTTQASAEACDGLDNNCNGAADEGNPGGGAMCSTGKPGVCANGVSTCMNGGILCNQTVQPSTEVCDGLDNNCNGAADEGNPGGGAICMTGQPGVCSGGTQQCQNGSLKCVQNVQPTGEACNGLDDNCNGTSDEGNPGGGAVCSTGLLGVCGPGTTQCQGGSVKCVQNVAASTEICDGKDNNCNGTTDEGNPGGGVACNVPGKFGVCVAGTTACTGGTTVCNQNTQPGTEVCDGLDNDCDGQVDEGNPGGGATCTTGLGGSCDAGTITCQSGVLSCKANTLPVTDTCDGIDNDCDGLIDENASATTLFTENFANNVKGWTLGTTWAIGPAVAGPPPSQGNPDPANDHTTTADDGVAGVVIGGNYSIAAATPYYYLTSPTMNTSGTGNLTLDFWRWLNSDYPNFVFNTIEVSINGGSTWTTLWSHPASVEIRDNVWTNIHHNLNAYKSTTMRIRFGYSIGSSFASAYEMSGWNIDDVVVRRCL from the coding sequence ATGCGGAACCTTACGCGCGCCAGGTCGATCGTGGGCGCACTCTCCCTTGTCGTCGGCGTCGCTGCATTCGGGTGTAGCGGCGGCGGAGACCCCTCCACCGGCTCGGGCGGCTCGGGTGGCGGCGGAGGTGCGGGCGGCGCCGGCGGGGCCGGCGGATCGGGCGGCCAGGGAGGCAGCGGCGGCAGCGCCGCCTGCAATGAAAGCGAATCCCGGCCGTGTTACAGCGGGCCCGCGGGCACCCAGGGGCAGGGGGAATGCAAAGCGGGCGCGGAGACGTGCGTCAATGGCCAGTGGTCCGCGTGCAGCGGCGAGGTCTTGCCGAGCCCCGCGGAGGTCTGCGACGGCAAGGACGACGATTGCAACGGCCAGGTCGACGACGCGATCCCGCAGATCACCTGCGGCCTCGGCGCCTGCTCCGTCACGGTCGACGGCTGCTCGGAGGGCGACGTGCCCGAATGCGCCCCGCTCCCGGCGCCCTCGCGCACCGAGACCTGCGACGGCAGCGACGACAACTGCGACGGCCAGATCGACGAGGGGTGCACCTGCGTCGACGGACAAACGCAGCCTTGTTATTCGGGCGGCGCGGCCACGAAGGGCGTCGGTGCATGCAAGGACGGCACGCAGACCTGCGCCGGCGGCGCCTGGGGCGCCTGCGAGGGCGAGGTCCTTCCCGGCCCCGAGACCTGCGACGACCTCGACAACGATTGCGACGGGACGTCCGACGAGGAGCTCGGGCAAATCTCCTGCGGGGCCGGCGCCTGCGCGAAGTCCGTCGAGGCCTGCGTGAATGGCGTACCCCAGACCTGCACCCCCGGCATGCCGAGCCCCGAGACCTGCAACGGCGTCGACGACGATTGCAACCTCCTGATCGACGACGGCCTCGGCACCATCACCTGCGGCGTGGGCGCGTGCCAGAAGACGGTGCAGGCCTGCGCCTCCGGGCAGACCCAGGTCTGCGTGCCCGGCACGGGGATGAACGAGATCTGCAACGGCGTCGACGATAACTGCAATGGCCAGGTCGACGAGAGCAACCCCGGCGGCGGCGCCGCGTGCATGACCGGCCAAGCCGGCGTCTGCGCCGCGGGCATGCTCGTCTGCGCGAATGGCACGCTCGGCTGCCAGCAGACCACGCAGGCTTCGGCCGAGGCTTGCGACGGCCTCGACAACAACTGCAACGGCGCGGCCGACGAGGGCAACCCCGGCGGCGGCGCGATGTGCTCCACCGGCAAGCCCGGCGTGTGCGCCAATGGCGTGAGCACGTGCATGAACGGCGGCATCCTCTGCAACCAGACCGTGCAGCCTTCGACCGAGGTCTGCGACGGCCTCGACAACAACTGCAACGGCGCGGCCGACGAGGGCAACCCCGGCGGCGGCGCGATATGCATGACCGGCCAGCCCGGCGTCTGCAGCGGCGGCACGCAGCAATGCCAGAACGGCTCGCTCAAGTGCGTGCAGAACGTCCAGCCGACGGGCGAGGCCTGCAATGGCCTCGACGACAACTGCAATGGCACCTCCGACGAGGGCAACCCGGGCGGCGGCGCCGTGTGCTCCACGGGCCTGCTCGGCGTCTGCGGCCCCGGCACCACGCAGTGTCAGGGAGGCTCGGTCAAGTGCGTGCAGAACGTCGCGGCCTCCACCGAGATATGCGACGGCAAGGACAACAATTGTAATGGCACGACCGACGAGGGCAACCCCGGCGGCGGCGTGGCCTGCAACGTCCCCGGCAAGTTCGGCGTCTGCGTCGCCGGCACCACGGCCTGCACCGGCGGCACGACCGTCTGCAATCAGAACACGCAGCCGGGGACCGAGGTCTGCGACGGCCTCGACAACGATTGCGACGGCCAGGTCGACGAGGGCAACCCCGGCGGCGGCGCGACCTGCACGACCGGCCTCGGCGGCTCCTGCGACGCCGGCACCATCACCTGCCAGAGCGGCGTATTGTCCTGCAAGGCGAACACGCTGCCCGTCACCGACACCTGCGACGGCATCGACAACGACTGCGACGGCCTCATCGACGAGAACGCCAGCGCCACCACGCTCTTCACGGAGAACTTCGCCAACAACGTGAAGGGCTGGACGCTCGGCACCACCTGGGCCATCGGCCCCGCGGTCGCCGGTCCGCCGCCGTCCCAGGGCAACCCCGATCCGGCGAACGACCACACGACCACCGCGGACGATGGCGTCGCGGGCGTGGTGATCGGCGGCAATTATTCGATCGCCGCCGCGACCCCTTATTATTACCTCACGAGCCCGACCATGAACACGAGCGGCACGGGCAACCTGACGCTCGACTTCTGGCGCTGGCTCAACAGCGACTACCCGAACTTCGTGTTCAACACGATCGAGGTCTCCATCAATGGTGGTTCGACCTGGACCACGCTCTGGTCGCACCCGGCCTCGGTCGAGATCCGCGACAACGTCTGGACGAACATCCACCACAACCTGAATGCGTACAAGTCGACGACCATGAGGATCCGGTTCGGCTACTCCATTGGCTCGAGCTTCGCGAGCGCCTACGAGATGAGCGGCTGGAACATCGACGACGTCGTCGTCCGCCGCTGCCTGTAG
- a CDS encoding endonuclease/exonuclease/phosphatase family protein, with protein sequence MSHASSRSPGSCFRGWLGLARARSLTASGALAAALLVSSAATSSGCGQDGRIRDGSSGDAGGGGSGGSGGGGGGGGGGGAPRDPMPLRVVNWNVRNYLNDKNDSAAPDEVIRTTTQYTKHRQAIGAVLSAIDADVVVLQEVENEAALSDLVQSELGGKYPGIGIVDGNDPRGVDIGILSKIPLDQVVSHKDEQFPLNGTVGPTYRFSRDCPEYHLTYNGRKVVLLGVHFKAKEDDNPNKRLAEAQRTRAIANALVKEDASRAVLVLGDFNDTPGSPPYLAILGEGEGVYTNAPDFVPVNDRWSYDYQGTLELVDHQMSHPFMAGMLDQTSASIRHGDDVDAATDHAPVIATYAVK encoded by the coding sequence ATGTCGCATGCTTCCTCCCGGTCCCCCGGTTCGTGTTTCCGTGGATGGCTCGGCCTCGCCCGCGCGCGAAGCCTCACGGCGAGCGGCGCGCTCGCGGCCGCGCTGCTCGTGTCTTCAGCGGCGACGAGCAGCGGATGTGGTCAGGATGGCCGCATCCGTGACGGCTCGAGCGGCGACGCGGGCGGCGGCGGCAGCGGCGGCAGCGGCGGCGGCGGCGGCGGCGGCGGCGGTGGGGGGGCGCCGCGGGATCCCATGCCGCTGCGGGTGGTGAACTGGAACGTACGCAATTATCTGAACGACAAGAACGACAGCGCGGCGCCGGACGAGGTGATACGGACCACGACACAATACACGAAGCATCGGCAGGCGATCGGCGCGGTGCTCTCGGCGATCGACGCGGACGTGGTGGTGCTCCAGGAGGTGGAGAACGAGGCGGCGCTGTCGGACCTCGTGCAGAGCGAGCTCGGCGGCAAATACCCGGGGATCGGGATCGTGGACGGGAACGACCCGCGGGGCGTGGACATCGGGATCCTGTCGAAGATCCCGCTCGACCAGGTGGTCTCGCACAAGGACGAGCAGTTCCCGCTGAACGGGACGGTGGGGCCGACGTACCGATTCTCGCGCGATTGCCCCGAGTATCATTTGACGTACAACGGACGGAAGGTCGTGCTCCTGGGGGTGCATTTCAAGGCGAAGGAGGACGACAATCCGAACAAGCGCCTCGCGGAGGCGCAGCGCACGCGCGCAATCGCGAACGCGCTCGTGAAGGAGGACGCGTCGAGGGCGGTGCTGGTGCTGGGCGATTTCAATGACACGCCGGGGTCGCCGCCCTATCTGGCGATCCTGGGCGAGGGGGAGGGGGTGTACACGAATGCCCCCGATTTCGTGCCGGTGAATGATCGGTGGTCGTACGATTATCAGGGCACGCTGGAGCTCGTGGATCACCAGATGTCACATCCGTTCATGGCGGGGATGCTCGATCAGACGTCGGCGAGCATTCGCCACGGAGATGACGTGGACGCGGCGACGGATCACGCGCCGGTGATCGCGACGTACGCCGTCAAGTAG
- a CDS encoding MopE-related protein yields the protein MRSTIPATLVALGCLAIHAFGCAGGTDETTSAGQGGSAGAGAAGGAGGAGGGGGQGGAGGAMCTPTDELCDGVDNDCDEQVDEDCPCIDGQTQSCYSGDPTTEGVGPCTPGQQTCDEKGAWGPCIGQVVPKSQESCNGIDDDCNGEIDDMGLTACGVGACRVEVVTCENGQLSTCTPLPPSLEVCDGVDNDCDQLTDEVFPDAGKTCSTGLAGVCAAGKFACDASGAKTCVPDVTPVPETCNGADDDCDGTVDEDIPGTGGQCGTGMLGVCAAGAIQCNGTTIDCFPITPLSPEACNGLDDDCDGEVDENNPGAGVACQTGLSGVCATGKTKCESGTLSCLADASDTPEICNGLDENCDGVIDDGNPGGGAACGCGGTTVCEGGGLVCQGNATLFLDEDFADAPGWTLGSEWEVKAAVASGTCTNLSGTHSDPATDTSPTDDNKVAGVIVGGCSTSSQSATLHGYYYLTSPPFDASAAPGVHLQFQRWLNSDITPYMNNVIEVFNGTSWVQVWQSGSSSFASSSWTKVTYDLSQYKNANMRIRWGFNIGSSLVYPMGSWNIDDVVVSTTPCP from the coding sequence ATGCGATCGACGATCCCCGCCACGCTGGTGGCGCTTGGCTGCTTGGCAATTCACGCGTTCGGCTGCGCGGGCGGCACGGACGAAACCACGTCGGCGGGGCAAGGCGGCTCCGCGGGGGCAGGCGCCGCCGGGGGCGCCGGGGGCGCTGGCGGCGGGGGCGGCCAAGGTGGCGCCGGCGGCGCGATGTGCACGCCGACCGACGAGCTTTGTGACGGCGTCGACAACGACTGCGACGAGCAGGTCGACGAGGACTGCCCGTGCATCGACGGGCAGACGCAGTCTTGTTACTCGGGTGATCCGACCACGGAGGGTGTGGGCCCCTGCACCCCGGGCCAGCAGACGTGCGACGAGAAGGGCGCCTGGGGCCCGTGCATCGGCCAGGTCGTGCCGAAGTCGCAGGAGAGCTGCAACGGCATCGACGACGACTGCAACGGCGAGATCGACGACATGGGCCTCACCGCCTGCGGCGTCGGCGCGTGCAGGGTCGAGGTCGTCACGTGCGAGAACGGGCAGCTCAGCACGTGCACCCCGCTCCCGCCCTCGCTCGAGGTCTGCGACGGCGTCGACAACGACTGTGATCAGCTCACGGACGAGGTCTTCCCGGACGCCGGCAAGACGTGCAGCACGGGGCTCGCCGGCGTCTGCGCCGCGGGCAAGTTCGCCTGCGACGCGAGCGGCGCGAAGACCTGCGTCCCCGACGTCACGCCCGTGCCGGAGACGTGCAACGGCGCCGACGACGACTGCGACGGCACGGTGGACGAGGACATCCCGGGCACGGGTGGCCAGTGCGGCACGGGCATGCTCGGCGTCTGCGCGGCCGGCGCGATCCAGTGCAACGGCACGACGATCGACTGCTTCCCGATCACGCCGCTCTCGCCCGAGGCGTGCAACGGCCTCGACGACGACTGCGACGGTGAGGTCGACGAGAACAACCCGGGGGCCGGTGTCGCCTGCCAGACGGGCCTGTCCGGCGTCTGCGCCACGGGCAAGACGAAGTGCGAGAGCGGCACGCTGAGCTGCCTGGCGGACGCCTCGGACACGCCGGAGATCTGCAACGGCCTCGACGAGAACTGCGACGGCGTGATCGACGACGGCAACCCCGGCGGCGGCGCTGCCTGCGGCTGCGGCGGCACGACGGTGTGCGAGGGCGGCGGGCTCGTCTGCCAGGGCAACGCGACGCTCTTCCTCGACGAGGACTTCGCGGACGCCCCTGGATGGACCCTCGGCTCCGAGTGGGAAGTCAAGGCGGCGGTCGCGAGCGGCACCTGCACGAACCTGAGCGGCACGCACAGTGATCCCGCCACCGACACCTCGCCCACGGACGACAACAAGGTCGCGGGCGTGATCGTGGGAGGTTGCTCGACGAGCTCCCAGAGCGCGACCTTGCACGGCTACTACTACCTGACGAGCCCGCCCTTCGACGCCTCGGCGGCGCCTGGCGTGCACCTCCAGTTCCAGCGCTGGCTGAACAGCGACATCACGCCGTACATGAACAACGTGATCGAGGTCTTCAACGGGACCTCCTGGGTGCAGGTCTGGCAGAGCGGGTCGAGCTCGTTCGCGTCGAGCTCCTGGACGAAGGTCACCTACGACCTCTCCCAGTACAAGAACGCCAACATGCGTATTCGCTGGGGCTTCAACATCGGCTCGAGCCTGGTCTACCCGATGGGCTCGTGGAACATCGACGACGTGGTCGTCTCGACGACGCCTTGTCCGTAG